The region CTCGGTGTGGCGCGCGACCAGCGAAGACGGCGCGAAGACCTGCCTGGCCATCAGTGTCGCCGATCAGAATCGGTTCGAGTGCATGACGCCGCCGGAGCCTGACGACGAGACGCCGTTCGCCCAGCCCATCGGCGTCTCGATCGATCGCGCCGAGGGCGAGCACCACTGGTCCTACTGGGCGACGCTCATCGATGACATCGCCGGCCGCGAGACGCTGCTCGTCCAGCGGCATGACATGTCTGCCGGCATGGACTGGACATCGCAGTTCACCGACGAGGAGCAGGCGCAGATCGAGAAGATCGCGGCGCAGGGCGTCGACCCGCGGTACATCCAGATCGTCGGCTACGACGGAGAGGTGCCCGTCTTCATCTCACAGGCGATGAAGACGTGCGTCTACGTCGTCGATCCCGAGGGCGATGCCGTCATCGAGTCGTGCGAGCCCACCGATGAGGGCGTCTTCCTCCTCTCACGGGGCAGCACGGTGTACGAGGTGCGCGAGACGCCGTCGCGGGGTCCGGTGCTCACCGTCGTGCGGAACGGCGGATGACGACATGGCGGACGCGGGCAACGAGGCCAGACGTCGAGAGCTGCAGCGGCGCGCCTTCGCGCCGAATGGCGCACTGACGGATGCCGAGGCCGCCGAGCTGCGTGAGCTGAGCGCTCGGGTCGTGGCACCAGCGCCGCGCCCAGTCGCAGCGAGCGGGGAGTCCGATTCCCCAGCGGCCCCGGCCGCCCCGGCGGCGCCAGGCGCCCCGGCCGCACCGGACCCCGTGCGCGCGGACACACGTTCGGATCAGGAGTCCGAGGCGGAACCAGAGGAGGTGACGGGGCGCTCGCTGCCCGACCGGCCCGACCGTGCGCGTCGCATGCCGGGCATCCCGATCCTCGTCCTCTCGGCGCTCGTGGCCGTGCTGCTGGGAGTGGGCGTCGGCTGGCTCGCCTTCGGCCGAGACGACGGCCGCCCCTCGATGACCGACGCTCAGCGCAGGACACTGGTGCAGCTCGACGCGTCGGACGAGTTCGATCCGGGCTCTGTCGTGCTGACCGGCGCGAAGCATGGCGTCGAGGCCTGGTACGCGACCAAGACGGCCGACGACAGCGAATGCCTCGTGCTCATCGCGGCACAGGGGGCCGACGCCGCCAGCACATCGGATGGCGCGGCGGATGCCGAGGGCCGGCAGACCGTCTGCCAGAAGACGGGTGAGCCCGACACGTACGGCCTGCAGGCGAACGTCGAGCTGACGATCGACGGTGAGCGGGCGATCGTATGGGCGGTGCTGCTGGAGGACATCGACGGAGAGCGCGTGACGATCATCCAGCGCGAGGTGCTCGCCGATGACGGCACCTACGACTGGCGGGAGCAGTACTCAGGACGCGAGCTCGAGATCGCAGAGTTCCTCGACAGGTCCGGTTACGACGGGAACGCCCTCCAGCTCATCGGGTGGGACGAGACCATACCCGTGTGGATGACCTTCGACGGCGCGCAGTTCTGCCTGCTGGTCGCCGAGCCCACCGCTCTGATCGCCGAGGGCTGCGCGGAGTTCGACTCCTCGAACGGCGGACGCCTGGAGGTCGGCACCGATCGCGGCATCTACCAGCTCAACCTCACGCAGAACGTCGATCCGCGACTGACGATCATCCGCACGCCGGAGTCGATCGTCTGCGACGTCGACTCGGGATACTGCGGGGTCGACGACAAGACCGGCGAGACCGGCGGCTGATCAGACGCGATCGGCGAGGATCGCCACCCGGCCGGCCGGAGTGCGGGTGAGGATCAGCGTCGCGGCCGTCGAGCCCTTGAGGGAGAGCTTCTTGCGGAACGCCGCCGGATCGATGTCCATGCCGCGCTTCTTGATCTCGAGACGGCCGATGTCGGCCCTGCGCAGCGCCTGATTGATCGTCTTGACGTGCGCGGGCATGGTCTCGCGCACGCGGAACGACTGCACGAACGGCGATGTCAGCGCCGCATCGCCCGTGAGATACGCGATCTGCTCGTCGACCATCCCGGCGTCGAGCGAGCGGGCGACTTCGCCGATGAGACGCGCGCGGATGACGGCGCCGTCTGGCTCGTGCAGGAAGGCGCCGAGCTCGCGCACCGGCTCGTCGGCGGCGTCCGCCGCGGCCGTGATCTCGTGCGTCTCGCCACCCTGCGTCACGAGAGCCGAGCGCCGGATGCCGGGGCGGGCCAGCTCGCCGCTCCACAGCACGAGCTCGACCACGCTTCCGTCGGCGCTCACCCACTGCGCCTCGACGTCGTCGGGGATGAGGTCGCGGTCGAGCCCCGGTCCGAGCTTGATGCCGGTCGGATGCCGGCGCGCGACGTCGAAGCACCAGTCGAGCGACGGCGACCAGTCGGCGGGCGAGGTGCGGGTGGTCTCGCTGTGCCCCGCGGTGCGGCGGGCGGGGTCGAGCCAGACGGCGCCGTCGGTCGGAACAGAGGCCTCGGCGGTTCCGTGATGCACGGTCGCGTCGGGGAAGGGGGCCAGGTTGTATGCGGCGATCGCCGAAGTCACCTGATCGGCATCCACTGCCTCGACCATCAGCCCGGCGCCGGCGAAGGCGAGACTGTCGCCGCCGATCCCGCAGCCGAGATCCGAGACGCGCGTGATGCCGGCGCGGCGCAGCCGCACGGCGTGCAGGGTGGCCACGTTCAGGCGCGTGGCCTGCTCGAGACCGGCACGGGTGAACAGCATCCGGTCGGCGAACTCGCCGAACTTCGCCCGCGCCTTCACGCGCAGACGCGCCTGTCCTACAACGGCCGAGACGAGGTCGGGGGAGTGGCCGGCTGCACGCAGCCGCGACACCGAGCGGGCGACGTCCGCAGACGACTCGACGGCGCCCACCTCGTCGAGCAGCGCGAGACCATCGCGCGTGAGCAGTGCGGTCAGCTCAGACATCTCCACAGGAAGAGCCTACGGTCCGCGATCGGGCTGGCACTCGCATTGCATGAGTGCCAACGCTCGGCATACACTGGAGTTAGCACCCTCACCACGAGAGTGCTAACAGTCTTCTGATCTCAAGCACGAAAGAAGAGGTACACCGTGTCGGTTTCCATCAAGCCGCTCGAGGACCGCATCGTCATCCAGCAGGTCGAGGCAGAGCAGACCACCGCAAGCGGTCTGGTCATCCCCGACACCGCGAAGGAGAAGCCCCAGGAGGGCCAGGTCGTGGCAGTGGGCCCCGGCCGCATCGACGACAACGGCAACCGCGTTCCGCTCGACGTCGCCGTGGGCGACCGCGTGCTCTACAGCAAGTACGGCGGCACCGAGGTGAAGTTCGGCGCTGACGAGTACCTGGTGCTCTCGGCTCGCGACGTGCTCGCCGTCGTCGTCCGCTGACGCAGGTCGACAACAGCTCCCAGAGGGCCCGGATGCCACGGCATCCGGGCCCTCTGCCGTACCCCCGCGACGCGTCTCGACCGCCGGCGCCGCCACTAGGCTGAATCGGTGAGCACGAGAAACGGCGGGATCGCCTACACGATCGGCGCCTACCTGATCTGGGGCGTGCTGCCGCTGTACTTCCTCGCGCTCGTTCCCACCGGGGCGTGGGAGGTCGTGGCCTGGCGCGTGCTGCTCTCGTTCGTGTTCTGCCTGCTGCTGCTGACCGTCATGCGCGGCTGGCCGGCCCTCATCGCGATCATGCGTCAGCCTCGGCTGCTCGGCTGGACCGCGCTCGCCGGCGTGCTCATCTACGTCAACTGGCAGACCTTCCTCATCGGCACCCTGACCGGCCACGTGATCGAGACGAGCCTCGGCTATTTCATCAACCCGATCTTCACCGTCCTGCTCGGCGTCTTCGTACTCCGCGAGCGCGTGCGGCGCATGCAGTGGGTGGCGATCGGCATCGCCATGCTGGCCGTGATCGTGATCATCGTCGCCTACGGGAAGTTCCCCTGGATCGCCCTGACGCTCACGGCATCGTTCGGCATCTACGGACTGGTCAAGAAGCAGATCGGGGCGGCGGTCGACGCCACGAGCGGCCTCACCCTCGAATCG is a window of Microbacterium esteraromaticum DNA encoding:
- the groES gene encoding co-chaperone GroES, which gives rise to MSVSIKPLEDRIVIQQVEAEQTTASGLVIPDTAKEKPQEGQVVAVGPGRIDDNGNRVPLDVAVGDRVLYSKYGGTEVKFGADEYLVLSARDVLAVVVR
- a CDS encoding THUMP-like domain-containing protein; protein product: MEMSELTALLTRDGLALLDEVGAVESSADVARSVSRLRAAGHSPDLVSAVVGQARLRVKARAKFGEFADRMLFTRAGLEQATRLNVATLHAVRLRRAGITRVSDLGCGIGGDSLAFAGAGLMVEAVDADQVTSAIAAYNLAPFPDATVHHGTAEASVPTDGAVWLDPARRTAGHSETTRTSPADWSPSLDWCFDVARRHPTGIKLGPGLDRDLIPDDVEAQWVSADGSVVELVLWSGELARPGIRRSALVTQGGETHEITAAADAADEPVRELGAFLHEPDGAVIRARLIGEVARSLDAGMVDEQIAYLTGDAALTSPFVQSFRVRETMPAHVKTINQALRRADIGRLEIKKRGMDIDPAAFRKKLSLKGSTAATLILTRTPAGRVAILADRV
- the rarD gene encoding EamA family transporter RarD, whose amino-acid sequence is MSTRNGGIAYTIGAYLIWGVLPLYFLALVPTGAWEVVAWRVLLSFVFCLLLLTVMRGWPALIAIMRQPRLLGWTALAGVLIYVNWQTFLIGTLTGHVIETSLGYFINPIFTVLLGVFVLRERVRRMQWVAIGIAMLAVIVIIVAYGKFPWIALTLTASFGIYGLVKKQIGAAVDATSGLTLESFWLIPIAIVTLIVVGQTDGITFGQVSPLHTVLVAGAGIATAVPLLLFAAGTRRIDLSLVGLLQFITPVMQFIVGWALLGEPMPFERWIGFILVWIAIVVFVADLLLHSRRAHAGSPITAPVDLV